A window of Solanum stenotomum isolate F172 chromosome 3, ASM1918654v1, whole genome shotgun sequence contains these coding sequences:
- the LOC125859974 gene encoding protein SOB FIVE-LIKE 3-like: MDPKSHIFNEGEECHSCESGWTMYIGSPTNDEDDEMNCEGDFDNEDGILGQGRRKKIINDDDDTDDSMASDASSGPSHHVVRNANKSTIIPKEKGYGKSGSNNKASMKKGSGKNQDKGGYSVFSAKVPSSSEKVKKSIWKGKGK, translated from the coding sequence atggacCCTAAGTCTCATATTTTTAATGAGGGGGAAGAATGTCACAGTTGTGAATCTGGATGGACAATGTACATTGGCTCACCTACGaatgatgaagatgatgagaTGAATTGCGAAGGTGATTTTGATAATGAAGATGGTATTTTAGGACAAGGTCGTCGCAAGAAGATaattaatgatgatgatgatactGATGATTCGATGGCGTCTGATGCATCTTCAGGACCAAGTCATCATGTTGTTAGAAATGCGAATAAGAGTACAATTATTCCAAAGGAAAAAGGTTATGGAAAAAGTGGTTCTAACAACAAAGCCAGCATGAAGAAAGGTAGTGGGAAGAATCAAGACAAAGGAGGGTACTCTGTTTTTTCAGCAAAAGTTCCATCCAGTAGTGAAAAGGTAAAGAAAAGTATTTGGAAGGGCAAAGGAAAATAA